GATGCGGAAGCGACCGGCGACCCGGCCGCGGAACGAAGCGCCGACGACACCGTCAGCGACAGGGGCAGCGACAGGGGTGGCGACAGCGGAACCGGGGACGAAGCGCTGGACATCAGCGTGAGCGCGATCGACCGCGACCGCGATACGGGCGACGGCGAATGGGGTAGCGGCTGCGCGGCCGCAGCACCGGAGGACGCCGGCTCCTTCGAGGAACGCACCAGCGGCCAGCTTTCGCTGACGGACCACCTGCTCGAACAGGTCGGCAGCATTGCCGCCAATCCGCGCGAGGAATTCATCGCGCGCCACCTGATCGCCATGGTCGACGATGCCGGCTACCTGCCGGCGGACCTGCGCCCCGTGGCGCGCGAGCTGGGCACGACGCTGGACGATGTGGAGGACGCCCTGTTCGTGGTCCAGTCGCTCGATCCCACGGGGGTGGGCGCGCGCAGCCTGTCCGAATGCCTGGCCCTGCAGGCAAGGGAGGCCGACCGCTACGATCCGTGCATGCAGCGTCTGATCGACAATCTGGACCTCGTGGCGAAGGGCGATCTCGCCCGGCTGAAACGGATGTGCGACGTCGATGACGAGGATTTCGCCGACATGCTGGCCGAGCTGAGGCAATACGATCCCAAGCCGGGCCTCGCCTTCGGTTCCATCGAGGCGTCGGCTGTCGTCCCCGATATCCTGCTGTCGCGCAGCCCTGCGGGCGAATGGAAAATCGCGCTCAATCCGGACACCCTGCCCCGGCTGGTGGTGAACCGGGACTATGCCCTGGAATTGCAGGACGGCTGCACCGACAGGGCGAGCAAGTCGTGGCTCAAGGAAAAGCTGGCCGATGCACGCTGGCTTATCAACGCGCTGGACCAGCGGCAGAAGACGATCCTGGCCGTGTCGGCAGAGATCGTGAAACAACAGGCCGGTTTTTTCCGGGAAGGCGTCTCGAAGCTTAAGCCACTCACCTTGCGGGAAGTGGCCGAGGAGATCGAGATGCACGAAAGCACGGTCAGCCGCGTGACCAGCAACAAGTACATCTCGACCGAACGCGGGACATTCGAGCTCAAATATTTCTTCTCCAGCGGCGTTGGCCGGCTGGGCGCGGAGGGCGAAGGCGCGTCGAGCCAGGCGGTCAAGGCACGGATCAAGGCGCTGACCGATGCCGAGGAGCCGAAGAAAATCCTGTCCGACGACAAGCTGGTCGAGATGCTGAAGGCGGAAGGGTTCGACATCGCAAGGCGCACGGTTGCGAAATACCGCGAAGCGATGGGCATCGGGTCCAGTGTCCAGCGCCGACGGGCCAAGAAACTCGCAGGACTTTGAC
This is a stretch of genomic DNA from Erythrobacteraceae bacterium WH01K. It encodes these proteins:
- the rpoN gene encoding RNA polymerase factor sigma-54, whose product is MALGPRLDLRQSQSLVMTPQLQQAIRLLAASNLEIETFVSEALEENPLLEAGEVRREQEGDGDAEATGDPAAERSADDTVSDRGSDRGGDSGTGDEALDISVSAIDRDRDTGDGEWGSGCAAAAPEDAGSFEERTSGQLSLTDHLLEQVGSIAANPREEFIARHLIAMVDDAGYLPADLRPVARELGTTLDDVEDALFVVQSLDPTGVGARSLSECLALQAREADRYDPCMQRLIDNLDLVAKGDLARLKRMCDVDDEDFADMLAELRQYDPKPGLAFGSIEASAVVPDILLSRSPAGEWKIALNPDTLPRLVVNRDYALELQDGCTDRASKSWLKEKLADARWLINALDQRQKTILAVSAEIVKQQAGFFREGVSKLKPLTLREVAEEIEMHESTVSRVTSNKYISTERGTFELKYFFSSGVGRLGAEGEGASSQAVKARIKALTDAEEPKKILSDDKLVEMLKAEGFDIARRTVAKYREAMGIGSSVQRRRAKKLAGL